Proteins encoded in a region of the Populus nigra chromosome 3, ddPopNigr1.1, whole genome shotgun sequence genome:
- the LOC133689236 gene encoding uncharacterized protein LOC133689236: MARKRASEPTTITTTKEAIVTSDKETKPPPPLPRETSNDQPIAPPKKGFIFKLSLLLIAPYFYLLLLHYQIQHDLIKPILINAGLSLAGFFLTVKMIPVASKYVLRRNLFGYDINKKGTPQGTVKVPESLGIVVAVVFMVLTIVFQFLNFAPDSNWLVEYNAALASICFMTLLGFIDDVLDVPWRVKLLLPSIAALPLLMAYAGHTTIIIPKPLVPYIGLKVLDLGFIYKIYMWFLAIFCTNCINIHAGINGLEAGQTVVIASAILIHNVMQIGASADPEYQQAHAFSVYLVQPLLATSLALLSYNWYPSSVFVGDTYTYFAGMTMAVVGILGHFSETLLIFFLAQVLNFLLSVPQLFGFRHCPRHRLPRFDPQTGLLTGTNDGTLVNFYLRMFGRKTENSLCVHLLLVQALGCCICFGLRYLLTGWYK; this comes from the exons ATGGCAAGAAAGAGAGCTTCGGaaccaacaacaataacaacaacaaaagaagCAATTGTTACAAGCGATAAAGAAACcaaacctcctcctcctcttcctcgaGAAACAAGCAATGACCAACCAATTGCACCACCAAAAAAAGGATTCATTTTTAAGCTCTCTCTTTTACTTATAGCCCCATACTTTTACTTACTCTTATTACACTACCAGATCCAACATGACCTCATCAAACCTATTCTTATCAATGCTGGTCTTAGTCTTGCTGGTTTTTTTCTCACCGTTAAGATGATTCCTGTGGCTTCTAAATATGTTTTGCGAAGGAACTTGTTTGGCTATGATATTAACAAGAAGGGTACTCCTCAAGGGACTGTTAAAGT GCCTGAATCATTGGGTATTGTCGTCGCTGTGGTCTTCATGGTTTTGACTATAGTATTTCAGTTTTTAAACTTCGCGCCAGATTCCAAT TGGCTTGTTGAGTACAATGCAGCACTAGCATCAATTTGCTTCATGACTCTACTCGGATTCATAGATGATGTCCTTGATGTTCCATGGAGAGT CAAATTATTGCTTCCGTCAATTGCTGCCCTTCCATTGCTGATGGCATACGCTGGACATACAACTATCATTATACCAAAGCCTCTTGTTCCATATATTGGGCTCAAGGTTTTGGACCTGG gatttatatataagatttaCATGTGGTTTTTGGCAATTTTCTGCACAAATTGTATTAACATTCATGCTGGTATAAATGGCCTTGAAGCTGGTCAAACAGTTGTGATCGCATCTGCG attttgatACATAATGTCATGCAAATTGGAGCGTCTGCGGATCCTGAGTATCAACAGGCTCATGCATTCTCTGTGTATCTTGTCCAACCCTTACTGGCAACCTCTTTGGCTTTGCTTTCTTACAATTG gtaTCCTTCTTCAGTCTTTGTTGGAGATACTTATACGTACTTTGCAGGGATGACGATGGCTGTTGTTGGGATTTTAGGCCATTTTAG TGAAACGCTCctgattttctttttagcaCAAGTATTAAACTTCCTCCTGTCAGTTCCTCAG CTTTTTGGCTTCAGGCATTGTCCAAGACATCGTCTACCTAG gttcgATCCTCAAACAGGACTTCTTACAGGAACAAACGATGGGACACTTGTTAATTTTTACTTGAGAATGTTCGGCAGGAAGACAGAAAATTCACTTTGCGtgcatcttcttcttgttcag GCACTCGGATGCTGCATATGTTTTGGGCTGAGGTATTTACTCACCGGTTGGTATAAATGA
- the LOC133687923 gene encoding glycosyltransferase-like At3g57200, producing MAGLRPPTSISQTSTQLVTSLLVLLLTLLPLTLAGFAFDLQCRGGLTDPTTRWSHDHHEFPGMETISGLTKDVVRDSDLLGQSHSLSFPYFRDWKFGFGSDLKPKICITTSMSAGLEQTLPWIFYHKVMGVSTFFLFVEGKAASHDVSKVLETVPGMKVIYRLKDLEEQQAKGGIWNETWLSSFFYKPCNYELFVKQSLNMEMAIVMAREASMDWIIHLETDELIHPAGASEYFLRQLLSDVPGNVDMVIFPNYESSVERDDIKEPFSEVSMFKKNHDHLPKDTYFGNYEEAIRGNPNYFLTYGNGKSAAHNRDYLRPNGTHRWHNYMKTPNEVKLEEAAVLYYTYPKFSDLTSRHDQCGCKPTKEDVKRCFMFMAAFIIASTVTEEEMLHWYQERIMWTDEALKLKLLRKGILTRIYTPTVVVHGLGESGVFSSVIAASQKFISSVKNSNSSMTAGVVSSRKIGHGGESQATARRGLQISDEASIFSAIPPVSS from the exons atggCGGGTTTAAGACCCCCCACTTCAATATCACAAACATCCACGCAACTTGTTACTTCGCTTCTAGTGTTACTCCTAACTCTTCTTCCATTAACTCTTGCCGGGTTTGCATTTGATCTTCAATGCCGGGGCGGGTTGACCGACCCCACTACCCGGTGGTCACATGATCACCATGAATTTCCCGGAATGGAGACTATCAGTGGCTTGACTAAGGATGTGGTTAGGGATTCGGATCTTCTGGGTCAGAGTCATTCCCTTTCTTTCCCTTATTTTCGTGATTGGAAATTCGGGTTCGGGTCGGATCTGAAACCCaag ATATGTATAACGACAAGCATGTCTGCTGGCTTAGAACAAACTTTACCATGGATATTTTATCACAAGGTTATGGGAGTctcaaccttttttctttttgtggagGGGAAAGCTGCTTCCCATGACGTATCTAAAGTTTTGGAAACAGTTCCA GGGATGAAAGTTATATACAGATTGAAAGACTTAGAGGAACAACAAGCTAAAGG TGGGATCTGGAATGAGACCTGGTTGTCAAGCTTCTTCTACAAGCCATGTAATTATGAGTTATTTGTGAAGCAATCCCTCAATATGGAAATGGCTATTGTCATGGCAAGG GAGGCTAGCATGGACTGGATTATCCATCTCGAAACTGATGAGCTAATTCATCCTGCAGGAGCTAGTGAATATTTCTTGAGACAGTTGCTGTCAGATGTGCCTGGAAATGTTGACATGGTTATCTTTCCGAATTAT GAGAGCAGTGTTGAGCGAGATGATATCAAGGAACCTTTTAGTGAG GTCTCAATGTTCAAAAAGAATCACGATCATCTTCCCAAAGATACATACTTTGGCAATTATGAGGAAGCAATCCGTGGTAATCCAAACTATTTTCTGACATATGGGAATGGGAAATCTGCTGCTCATAATCGAGACTATCTTCGTCCTAATGGCACACACAGATGGCATAACTATATGAAAACACCCAA TGAGGTTAAATTGGAGGAGGCTGCTGTTCTGTATTACACATACCCAAAATTTTCTGATTTGACTTCACGACATGATCAGTGTGGATGCAAACCTACGAAGGAGGATGTTAAAAGATGCTTCATGTTCATGGCT GCATTCATAATTGCTTCAACGGTAACAGAGGAGGAAATGCTTCACTG GTACCAGGAAAGGATCATGTGGACTGATGAAGCACTGAAACTGAAACTCTTGAGAAAGGGCATCTTGACTCGCATCTACACTCCCACG GTCGTTGTCCATGGACTTGGGGAATCTGGTGTTTTCAGCTCTGTGATAGCAGCGTCACAGAAGTTCATATCATCAGTTAAGAATAGCAACTCTTCCATGACAGCTGGAGTTGTTTCTTCAAGAAAGATTGGCCATGGTGGAGAATCTCAGGCAACTGCAAGAAGGGGCTTGCAAATTTCTGACGAGGCTTCTATATTTTCAGCAATTCCACCAGTCTCCTCCTGA
- the LOC133689690 gene encoding folylpolyglutamate synthase-like isoform X1: MKSSATGTNRRYWSERQVLPAQLPKNGSLSHYFLGLMFPALIHTSTHLKGGIFGVPRSHKRESQFSIRTPWKFSFQPAYVDMYSLSRRRKILSQEKGFRCRNMASQNMEKLERNVAIIDYTQDVPLSTSYEVAMEALSSLIRQKKRGDRKGISGKYGKLDRMRIYLKILDLEEHMAGLKIIHVAGTKGKGSTCTFCEAMLRESGFRTGLFTSPHLIDVRERFRINGVDISEDKFLLYFWNCWNRLKEHETEDLPMPPLFQFLTVLAFKIFVCEQVDVSILEVGLGGRNDSTNVIEEPVVCGITSLGMDHTEALGNTIGQIASHKAGIFKHQIPAFTVPQVSEAMDVLQENAQELTVPLKVVEPLDSNELNGLKLSLSGDHQLSNAGLAVSLCKCWLQRTGNWEKLFQNDNKEANLPEAFLRGLSKAHIAGRAQIVPDLSSTSSSSISSEVAETSGDLIFYLDGAHSPESMEVCAEWFSSAVKENNLSPSLVSFSSHDIESINKVPGNGYMQHEKFNIQEINKISKKILLFNCMDVRDPQILLPRLVSTCASSGTFFSKAIFVPSISTYNKITSGTSVVPSDISSKDLSWQFSLQRLWEKIVHGIDTDSLLEKSTKMDGAETLPHRQFLYEDASNCSPTDGYLACSAVIPSLPLTIKWLRHCVRENPSLRLQVLVTGSLHLVGDVLKLIKR, translated from the exons ATGAAATCTTCGGCCACCGGCACGAACCGCAGATACTGGTCTGAGAGGCAAGTGCTGCCAGCCCAACTTCCAAAAAATGGTTCCCTCTCTCATTACTTCCTTG GGTTGATGTTTCCAGCACTAATTCATACAAGTACTCATCTGAAAGGTGGGATATTTGGAGTTCCACGCTCCCATAAAAGAGAAAGTCAATTCTCCATCAGAACACCATGGAAATTTTCCTTCCAACCAGCTTATGTAGACATGTATAGTCTGAGCAGACGTAGGAAAATCCTTTCCCAGGAAAAAG GTTTTAGGTGTCGAAACATGGCATCTCAAAACATGGAAAAACTGGAACGTAATGTGGCTATCATAGATTACACGCAAGATGTGCCTCTTTCAACTTCATATGAAGTAGCCATGGAAGCTCTTTCTTCCCTTATTAGACAGAAAAAACGCGGAGATCGAAAGGGGATTAGTGGTAAATATGGAAAATTGGACAGGATGCGGATATATCTTAAG ATACTAGACTTGGAAGAGCATATGGCTGGGCTCAAAATTATCCATGTTGCTGGAACTAAAGGGAAG GGTTCAACATGCACATTCTGTGAGGCTATGTTAAGGGAATCTGGTTTTCGAACAGGGCTGTTTACTTCTCCTCACCTAATTGATGTTAGAGAAAGATTCCGGATAAATGG AGTGGACATATCTGAAGATAAATTTCTATTGTATTTTTGGAATTGCTGGAATCGGTTGAAG GAACATGAAACTGAGGACCTGCCAATGCCCCCGCTATTTCAGTTCCTAACTGTGTTGGCATTCAAAATATTTGTCTGTGAACAG GTAGATGTTTCTATCCTTGAAGTTGGTCTTGGCGGAAGAAATGATTCAACAAATGTG ATTGAAGAGCCCGTTGTCTGTGGCATTACTTCTCTGGGAATGGATCACACAGAAGCATTGG GCAATACCATTGGACAGATTGCTTCACACAAGGCTGGAATTTTCAAG CATCAAATTCCTGCCTTTACTGTGCCACAAGTCTCTGAAGCAATGGATGTTCTTCAGGAGAATGCCCAAGAACTGACG GTCCCCCTGAAAGTAGTGGAACCTCTTGATTCAAATGAGTTGAATGGACTAAAGCTTAGTTTGTCTGGCGATCATCAGTTGTCTAATGCTGGTCTTGCTGTTTCCCTTTGCAAATGTTGGCTTCAAAGAACAGGAAATTGGGAGAAGCTATTCCAAAAT GATAACAAGGAAGCTAATTTACCAGAGGCATTTCTTAGAGGTCTTTCTAAAGCACATATTGCTGGGAGGGCTCAAATAGTTCCTGATCTTTCTTCAACTTCAAGCTCCTCTATTTCATCAGAAGTAGCTGAAACTTCGGGTGATCTCATTTTCTACTTGGATGGAGCTCACAGTCCAGAGAGCATGGAGGTTTGCGCCGAATGGTTTTCTAGTGCTGTTAAAGAAAACAACCTATCACCATCACTGGTTTCATTTTCTTCACATGACATTGAAAGTATAAACAAAGTGCCGGGAAATGGTTACATGCAGCATGAGAAATTCAACATTcaagaaatcaataaaatatcaaagaag attcttttatttaattgcatGGATGTTAGAGATCCTCAGATCTTGCTTCCACGGCTTGTGAGTACATGTGCTTCCTcag GTACTTTCTTCTCAAAAGCCATTTTTGTCCCAAGTATCTCAACATATAACAAGATTACTTCTGGTACCTCAGTTGTCCCTTCAGATATCTCTAGCAAGGACTTGTCATGGCAATTCAGCCTGCAGAGACTCTGGGAGAAGATTGTCCACGGGATAG ATACAGATTCTTTACTTGAAAAGAGTACCAAGATGGATGGTGCAGAGACCTTACCACATCGTCAATTCCTTTATGAGGATGCTTCTAATTGCAGTCCTACAGATGGATATTTGGCTTGCAGTGCTGTAATTCCTTCATTGCCATTGACGATAAAATGGTTGAGGCATTGTGTTAGAGAGAACCCTTCCCTAAGACTTCAG GTTCTTGTCACTGGATCATTGCATCTAGTTGGAGATGTACTCAAGCTAATAAAGAGATGA
- the LOC133689690 gene encoding folylpolyglutamate synthase-like isoform X2 encodes MKSSATGTNRRYWSERQVLPAQLPKNGSLSHYFLGLMFPALIHTSTHLKGGIFGVPRSHKRESQFSIRTPWKFSFQPAYVDMYSLSRRRKILSQEKGFRCRNMASQNMEKLERNVAIIDYTQDVPLSTSYEVAMEALSSLIRQKKRGDRKGISGKYGKLDRMRIYLKILDLEEHMAGLKIIHVAGTKGKGSTCTFCEAMLRESGFRTGLFTSPHLIDVRERFRINGVDISEDKFLLYFWNCWNRLKEHETEDLPMPPLFQFLTVLAFKIFVCEQVDVSILEVGLGGRNDSTNVIEEPVVCGITSLGMDHTEALGNTIGQIASHKAGIFKHQIPAFTVPQVSEAMDVLQENAQELTVPLKVVEPLDSNELNGLKLSLSGDHQLSNAGLAVSLCKCWLQRTGNWEKLFQNDNKEANLPEAFLRGLSKAHIAGRAQIVPDLSSTSSSSISSEVAETSGDLIFYLDGAHSPESMEVCAEWFSSAVKENNLSPSLVSFSSHDIESINKVPGNGYMQHEKFNIQEINKISKKILLFNCMDVRDPQILLPRLVSTCASSVVPSDISSKDLSWQFSLQRLWEKIVHGIDTDSLLEKSTKMDGAETLPHRQFLYEDASNCSPTDGYLACSAVIPSLPLTIKWLRHCVRENPSLRLQVLVTGSLHLVGDVLKLIKR; translated from the exons ATGAAATCTTCGGCCACCGGCACGAACCGCAGATACTGGTCTGAGAGGCAAGTGCTGCCAGCCCAACTTCCAAAAAATGGTTCCCTCTCTCATTACTTCCTTG GGTTGATGTTTCCAGCACTAATTCATACAAGTACTCATCTGAAAGGTGGGATATTTGGAGTTCCACGCTCCCATAAAAGAGAAAGTCAATTCTCCATCAGAACACCATGGAAATTTTCCTTCCAACCAGCTTATGTAGACATGTATAGTCTGAGCAGACGTAGGAAAATCCTTTCCCAGGAAAAAG GTTTTAGGTGTCGAAACATGGCATCTCAAAACATGGAAAAACTGGAACGTAATGTGGCTATCATAGATTACACGCAAGATGTGCCTCTTTCAACTTCATATGAAGTAGCCATGGAAGCTCTTTCTTCCCTTATTAGACAGAAAAAACGCGGAGATCGAAAGGGGATTAGTGGTAAATATGGAAAATTGGACAGGATGCGGATATATCTTAAG ATACTAGACTTGGAAGAGCATATGGCTGGGCTCAAAATTATCCATGTTGCTGGAACTAAAGGGAAG GGTTCAACATGCACATTCTGTGAGGCTATGTTAAGGGAATCTGGTTTTCGAACAGGGCTGTTTACTTCTCCTCACCTAATTGATGTTAGAGAAAGATTCCGGATAAATGG AGTGGACATATCTGAAGATAAATTTCTATTGTATTTTTGGAATTGCTGGAATCGGTTGAAG GAACATGAAACTGAGGACCTGCCAATGCCCCCGCTATTTCAGTTCCTAACTGTGTTGGCATTCAAAATATTTGTCTGTGAACAG GTAGATGTTTCTATCCTTGAAGTTGGTCTTGGCGGAAGAAATGATTCAACAAATGTG ATTGAAGAGCCCGTTGTCTGTGGCATTACTTCTCTGGGAATGGATCACACAGAAGCATTGG GCAATACCATTGGACAGATTGCTTCACACAAGGCTGGAATTTTCAAG CATCAAATTCCTGCCTTTACTGTGCCACAAGTCTCTGAAGCAATGGATGTTCTTCAGGAGAATGCCCAAGAACTGACG GTCCCCCTGAAAGTAGTGGAACCTCTTGATTCAAATGAGTTGAATGGACTAAAGCTTAGTTTGTCTGGCGATCATCAGTTGTCTAATGCTGGTCTTGCTGTTTCCCTTTGCAAATGTTGGCTTCAAAGAACAGGAAATTGGGAGAAGCTATTCCAAAAT GATAACAAGGAAGCTAATTTACCAGAGGCATTTCTTAGAGGTCTTTCTAAAGCACATATTGCTGGGAGGGCTCAAATAGTTCCTGATCTTTCTTCAACTTCAAGCTCCTCTATTTCATCAGAAGTAGCTGAAACTTCGGGTGATCTCATTTTCTACTTGGATGGAGCTCACAGTCCAGAGAGCATGGAGGTTTGCGCCGAATGGTTTTCTAGTGCTGTTAAAGAAAACAACCTATCACCATCACTGGTTTCATTTTCTTCACATGACATTGAAAGTATAAACAAAGTGCCGGGAAATGGTTACATGCAGCATGAGAAATTCAACATTcaagaaatcaataaaatatcaaagaag attcttttatttaattgcatGGATGTTAGAGATCCTCAGATCTTGCTTCCACGGCTTGTGAGTACATGTGCTTCCTcag TTGTCCCTTCAGATATCTCTAGCAAGGACTTGTCATGGCAATTCAGCCTGCAGAGACTCTGGGAGAAGATTGTCCACGGGATAG ATACAGATTCTTTACTTGAAAAGAGTACCAAGATGGATGGTGCAGAGACCTTACCACATCGTCAATTCCTTTATGAGGATGCTTCTAATTGCAGTCCTACAGATGGATATTTGGCTTGCAGTGCTGTAATTCCTTCATTGCCATTGACGATAAAATGGTTGAGGCATTGTGTTAGAGAGAACCCTTCCCTAAGACTTCAG GTTCTTGTCACTGGATCATTGCATCTAGTTGGAGATGTACTCAAGCTAATAAAGAGATGA
- the LOC133689690 gene encoding folylpolyglutamate synthase-like isoform X3, translating into MKSSATGTNRRYWSERQVLPAQLPKNGSLSHYFLGLMFPALIHTSTHLKGGIFGVPRSHKRESQFSIRTPWKFSFQPAYVDMYSLSRRRKILSQEKGFRCRNMASQNMEKLERNVAIIDYTQDVPLSTSYEVAMEALSSLIRQKKRGDRKGISGKYGKLDRMRIYLKILDLEEHMAGLKIIHVAGTKGKGSTCTFCEAMLRESGFRTGLFTSPHLIDVRERFRINGVDISEDKFLLYFWNCWNRLKEHETEDLPMPPLFQFLTVLAFKIFVCEQVDVSILEVGLGGRNDSTNVIEEPVVCGITSLGMDHTEALGNTIGQIASHKAGIFKHQIPAFTVPQVSEAMDVLQENAQELTVPLKVVEPLDSNELNGLKLSLSGDHQLSNAGLAVSLCKCWLQRTGNWEKLFQNDNKEANLPEAFLRGLSKAHIAGRAQIVPDLSSTSSSSISSEVAETSGDLIFYLDGAHSPESMEVCAEWFSSAVKENNLSPSLVSFSSHDIESINKVPGNGYMQHEKFNIQEINKISKKVLSSQKPFLSQVSQHITRLLLVPQLSLQISLARTCHGNSACRDSGRRLSTG; encoded by the exons ATGAAATCTTCGGCCACCGGCACGAACCGCAGATACTGGTCTGAGAGGCAAGTGCTGCCAGCCCAACTTCCAAAAAATGGTTCCCTCTCTCATTACTTCCTTG GGTTGATGTTTCCAGCACTAATTCATACAAGTACTCATCTGAAAGGTGGGATATTTGGAGTTCCACGCTCCCATAAAAGAGAAAGTCAATTCTCCATCAGAACACCATGGAAATTTTCCTTCCAACCAGCTTATGTAGACATGTATAGTCTGAGCAGACGTAGGAAAATCCTTTCCCAGGAAAAAG GTTTTAGGTGTCGAAACATGGCATCTCAAAACATGGAAAAACTGGAACGTAATGTGGCTATCATAGATTACACGCAAGATGTGCCTCTTTCAACTTCATATGAAGTAGCCATGGAAGCTCTTTCTTCCCTTATTAGACAGAAAAAACGCGGAGATCGAAAGGGGATTAGTGGTAAATATGGAAAATTGGACAGGATGCGGATATATCTTAAG ATACTAGACTTGGAAGAGCATATGGCTGGGCTCAAAATTATCCATGTTGCTGGAACTAAAGGGAAG GGTTCAACATGCACATTCTGTGAGGCTATGTTAAGGGAATCTGGTTTTCGAACAGGGCTGTTTACTTCTCCTCACCTAATTGATGTTAGAGAAAGATTCCGGATAAATGG AGTGGACATATCTGAAGATAAATTTCTATTGTATTTTTGGAATTGCTGGAATCGGTTGAAG GAACATGAAACTGAGGACCTGCCAATGCCCCCGCTATTTCAGTTCCTAACTGTGTTGGCATTCAAAATATTTGTCTGTGAACAG GTAGATGTTTCTATCCTTGAAGTTGGTCTTGGCGGAAGAAATGATTCAACAAATGTG ATTGAAGAGCCCGTTGTCTGTGGCATTACTTCTCTGGGAATGGATCACACAGAAGCATTGG GCAATACCATTGGACAGATTGCTTCACACAAGGCTGGAATTTTCAAG CATCAAATTCCTGCCTTTACTGTGCCACAAGTCTCTGAAGCAATGGATGTTCTTCAGGAGAATGCCCAAGAACTGACG GTCCCCCTGAAAGTAGTGGAACCTCTTGATTCAAATGAGTTGAATGGACTAAAGCTTAGTTTGTCTGGCGATCATCAGTTGTCTAATGCTGGTCTTGCTGTTTCCCTTTGCAAATGTTGGCTTCAAAGAACAGGAAATTGGGAGAAGCTATTCCAAAAT GATAACAAGGAAGCTAATTTACCAGAGGCATTTCTTAGAGGTCTTTCTAAAGCACATATTGCTGGGAGGGCTCAAATAGTTCCTGATCTTTCTTCAACTTCAAGCTCCTCTATTTCATCAGAAGTAGCTGAAACTTCGGGTGATCTCATTTTCTACTTGGATGGAGCTCACAGTCCAGAGAGCATGGAGGTTTGCGCCGAATGGTTTTCTAGTGCTGTTAAAGAAAACAACCTATCACCATCACTGGTTTCATTTTCTTCACATGACATTGAAAGTATAAACAAAGTGCCGGGAAATGGTTACATGCAGCATGAGAAATTCAACATTcaagaaatcaataaaatatcaaagaag GTACTTTCTTCTCAAAAGCCATTTTTGTCCCAAGTATCTCAACATATAACAAGATTACTTCTGGTACCTCAGTTGTCCCTTCAGATATCTCTAGCAAGGACTTGTCATGGCAATTCAGCCTGCAGAGACTCTGGGAGAAGATTGTCCACGGGATAG